The following coding sequences lie in one Musa acuminata AAA Group cultivar baxijiao chromosome BXJ1-8, Cavendish_Baxijiao_AAA, whole genome shotgun sequence genomic window:
- the LOC103973771 gene encoding transcription factor ILI6-like → MSSRRARSRQSTSSSRITDEQINDLVSKLQAVLPEARIRGAERVSAAKVLQETCNYIRSLHREVDDLSERLSELLATTEASSAQAAIIRSLLK, encoded by the exons ATGTCAAGCAGGAGGGCTCGATCACGGCAGTCGACGAGCTCGTCGAGGATCACAGATGAACAGATTAATGACCTGGTGTCTAAGTTGCAAGCTGTTCTCCCCGAGGCCCGCATCCGTGGCGCCGAGAGA GTATCAGCAGCTAAGGTGCTGCAGGAGACCTGCAACTACATCCGAAGCTTACACCGGGAGGTGGATGACTTGAGCGAACGGCTCTCAGAATTGCTCGCCACCACGGAAGCCAGTAGCGCTCAGGCTGCCATCATTAGGAGCTTGCTCAAGTGA